The DNA region TCAAAAATCTatttttacatggtgatcttaAAGAGTGTGTATATATATGAAGCAACCACCTGGATTTGTTGCTCAAGGGGAATCATTGACTATGGTTTGTAGGGTACATGGGATAtctttatggtcttaagcaaTCTCTGGGAGCTTGGTTTGGCAAATTCAACACTATAGTACATCAATTTGGTATGATCCGTAGTGAAGCTGATCATTCTGTGTTTTATCGTAACTTAACCTAATGATGTATTTATCTTACtgtgtatgtagatgatattgtcataaTTGGTAGTGATTAACAAGGAATACTCCAATGGAAATAACATTTCTAAAATCAATTTCAAACaaaagaccttggtaaactccgCTACTTTTTTGGTAATGAGGTAGCTCAATCAAaagatggtttggtgatttctCAGCAGAAATATGttatggatattttggaagaaacatGTTTGTTGAATGTTAAATCAGCTGATACTCATATGGATCCAAGTGTCAAATTCGTATCCAATCAGTGGGAGTCTCTATCTGACTTGGGAAAGTATATAAGATTGGttggaaagttgaattatctAACAGTCACTCGTTCTGACATTTCTTTTGCAGTTAGTGTGGTAAGTCAGTTCTTAAATTCTCTTTGCCAAGAACACATGGACATTGTTATTCGGATCATGAGATATATCAAATGTGCTCCAGGAAAAGGTCTCGTATATGAAGATAAATGACATACTCAAATAGTTGGATATTCTAATACTTATTTGGTAGAGTCACTCATTGATAGAAGATTCACCTCTGGGTATTGTGTACTTGTTGGAGGAAACCTTATATCCTAaaaaagtaagaaacaaaataTAGTTGCAAGATCAAACGCCGATACATAATATAGGATCATGACAATGACAACATGTGAACTCATTTGGTTTAAACAGTTGCTCAAGAAAATCAAATTAAATAAGAAAAATCAATGACACTTATTTATTATAATTTAACTGCATTACACATTACTTCAAATCCAGTCTTCCATGAGATGACCAAATATATTGAGATAGATTGTCACTCTATAAGAAAGAAGATTGAAATAGACGATATTGTTACAAGTTTTGACAACTCTAATGATCAattaataaatatttataaaattcCAAAATTAATTATATAGTCGTGTTTACAAAAGTCTTTGAGAAAATCAAACTTAACCTCTTAAATTAATATTGTgtttttaaattaatatttttgaCCGCTTACAAATTGGTCACTTTTCAAACCAAATACTTTATAGCCATCCCAAACCATGCGTCACCCACTTACTTAGTGTTCCTGCTGAAGACCTCAAACCGCCCTCTGAAAATGAAAACATTGAGAAAATTGTGCCTCCTATCCCTACATAATTTATTTACACACTCATTTTCCACCCCTTTTAACTTATTCAGATCCAACATTAATTCACCCTTACACAAAAGTTTCTGTATGTAAAAATTTGCTGGTAAACAAACACCGGTCTATTTAGGATTATTTTTAGAAATCAACCATAATAATTTAGATTCATAATTATATAATCGATTATAAATTTAGTTATGGTTATATAATCgatttttcttttaaaaatttgattttaaatgatttttttataaaaaaaaacatttttaaattaattatttataattttggaaaaaatagattacattttgatttaaaattatgttattttgttaaattttattactatttgtttaaaaatattggGTTGCAAAAATATATATGTTCAATTTTCcgatattttttttaaaaaaatatttattttggaaaataaataaaaaattaatatttttttattttattcaaaaaaaaagttctggaaattaaatatatatatatatatatatatatatatatatatatatatatatatatatatatatatatatatatatatatatatatatatatatcagaaAAAAATTagcaattttttttaaaaaaataaacatttataaaaaaattaatttttattttcaaaacttCAGAAATATATTCTTTTTGAAAACTTCAGAAATTTTAAAGtctttttttgaaattttaaaaaatatatattttgtaAAAAAAGTTCTGGAAATTGTTTtctaaaaaaaattaattttgaaaataaaaaaaattgaaaaaaaaatgtggaattttggaaaaaaaattgaaaaaaaaaattaattattttaaaaaataattgaGTAGAAACATTTTAATTTTGGATAATAACCAGATTAGAATCTAAAAATAAAATGAGTGGATAACTAAACATTAATAACTAAAATGGTTAATAGTCATTTAATTATATTTGAATATTTTAAATaactttgaatttgattatgatttggaCCACACAACCGAATATTTGCACACCCCTAGGTCCATGTAGAGGAGAAGAAAAGGTGATGCTTATGAGGTTGTGTTGTGAGGATCTGGCCGAGAATTTGAGAGGACCACTTAGTAGATCAGAATCATGTGTATCAAAAAAAAGAAGAATGATAGTTGGATAGAAATAACCACCCATGTAATCATTGCTTCCAATGctaatgattttttttttataatttagtaCAAGCAATTGTAAAAGGCATCAAAAGAAGAATCTTATTATAATCTGTACTGAAAAACTGTCAACATAAAAATGTATGTTGGTATATGTTTGCAGCTAACAAAATTTTGATGATAACTTAATCTGGCTATGTATATTTCTCAATTCAGACAGATATATCTTTGCCAAACAGATTGCTAATTCCCTTTCCAGGATCATTCTGTTTCACAAGAGACTCTCCCACCAAAACCTACAGAAAATTTGAAAGAATTTAATTTTGATATTCTGTCAACGTATAATCTTAAAAGTTTTCAGCGTCAACAAACCAATAACTGTGCTTAAGCTACTTTTCAGCTTATTTTCATAAGCTCTCTGAGATGACTCAATACTTACAGCTCTAACTCCTGCTTCTTGTACATAGGCAATATCTTCAGGAGTGAACAAACCAGATTCTCCTACCATCTAAACAAACCATATAATCGTCAGTTTAAAATAAAATTTCTTTGAAGTAAGTTAAAATGGAATAACAATTCTTTGAACACCTACCATTATGTTTCTCTCACGAACTATTTTGCCTCGCTCTCCTTCAAGAAGCTTCTTCGTGGTGCTGATATCTAACTCAAATGTTTCTGCAACCACACAAAAATTAGAAGCCATAATTGATGACGCAGATCCTTCAGTTGAAGTATTCGGACATTGACACACACAAGAATAGGTTTGATATAAAATACCAAGATTGCGGTTGTTGATGCCAATAAGCTCAACACTTTCTATTCCAAGAACACGGTCAAATTCCCTCTCGTCGTGCACCTAcattaaaacaaataaaaaatgaataaacTCTTGCTCAACTAGGTTAAGAaataaatttttatattttagCATCAAGTATCAAAAATCTAAAAAATGTTTTATTCACGCTGGACGTCAATGGCCTTACCTCAACAAGGGCGGCCAATCCAAGTAATTTGCATATTTTAACCATGTACTTGATGTCAAGATCAGGTAAAACAGCGGCAATTAGAAGGACTGCATCTGCACCTTTAGATCGAGCATAGTAGAGTTGCCAAGCATCTATGATGAATTCTTTGCACAACAAAGGGCACTGCATATTTTTTTCTAGTGTCATCAGCATGACTTACATGAAACATTGGATGGTAGAATAAATCTTATATGAAGGATTACTTCAATTCATTAAGCAAACCTTTACTCCAGCATTTCTTATTAACTCAAGATTTTCAAAGCTTCCCTGGACAAAAAGGCCAAGTTCAAGTTAGAGTTGGTTAGAGCATTTAGCTGCGTCAATTTGTAAGGAGCTTTTAACGAATTTAAAGTTAGTTAGTTTACCTTGAAGTATTTTTCATCTGTCAAAACACTTAGGCATGCTGCTCCACCCTTCTCATAAGATTGAGCAATTTCAACCTGTATGAAAGAATCCGTTAAACGGTGCTGTATACCGTGAAGAGAAGAAATAAAAATTGACAACGGTGTTGGATAAGTTGCTTGACAACTCTACAGACTCATAGTTTGAAGTATATAGTACATATATTACGATGCTTGTCGTTGTCATGTGGTACATACAAAAATGCAATAACTCGTCCATAAATTCATATTTGTATTTAACTGGGATATATGGAAGCAGACAAAAAAAATCCAAAACTACAGATTCAACTCTATAGACGCAATAATAGTAAAAGACAAATAATTTATGACTTCTCTATGCTGACATGACTCATGACTCAGATCAAGAACTCATGTAGCAACTAGATTTAGCAAAGAGAAGTAAAAGGAATAGTTAAATAGTCTAGCCTGACTCTAACCAACAAGATGCTATAAGGTTTGTGTTGTCAATCGGTGATTGCAGAAACTAGTGATTTGTTCAAATTTTGCTACGCTACATTGCTATAATGCTGATTTGGCCACTATTTGATACTACTCTATACTAAAATTATGCATCACGGAACAATAGTGCTTTTTTAAAATTCCACTACCCTATAGCACTATAGCCACTATTTGACAACACTGAATGAGATGCACCATTGGAGTCGACACAAACATTTCCCACATGATATAAGTACGAACTTCAGAATAATAACAAATGAAGTAGAAAGATAATAGTTCTGTCCTTAAAAATCATAGTGGAAAACAAAACAAACTTACTGGATCAAAGTTTTCTCTCAAAATGCCTCTACTTGGTGAAGCCTTTTTCACTTCAGCAATCAATCCAGGCAACCCAGTTCGTTCATTAGCCGCCCTTAGAGCTCCAATAAAATCTCTAACAGGAGGTGCATTTTTAAGGGACTTGTTAACCAGACCAAGGGGTTTTCTTCCTTTTAGCTGAAAACAAAATAGTTCACATTAACACAAGCTCTCTCAATTTCATGAAAAACAATATATTATACACATCGAGAAAAACTAAACAGAATCATAAAGAAAATCAAATATAATACTTGTGAGACTTCTCTGTCCTTGTTCCATACAATCTCTTCCAAGATGTTACGAGGTGTATTTCCCTCGTTCTGCAATCGGAATTCAAAAGGTCCTACATAATGAACAGGGGGTCCAGTTGGTGGACTTCTCCTTATTTTTATACCTTGGGTAGCAGCAACCTCATTATGAAACATTCCTACTTCCCATTCCTTAACTTTAAGAGCTTCAACCACAGGTTCACCAGATGTGGATATTGTAGCTGAATCTTCATTAGGGTCCATCTAATCAAAAACACCAAATAATCCCaaaaatataaaatcaaaaaGGTTCCTCATAATCAAACCAAAATAAATGCATCCAATTGAACACATATATCATTTAAAAATCAACTAAGTTCACTAGATTTGACTATTGGAGCTGAATATTCACAAGACTCCACCATAATAAAACTCCAATTACTCCCAAAAACATAAGGCTATAACTGAACACAAAACCCTAAACTCCAATTGTACATAGATAttagtttaaaaaaaaaacttaaattCACTAGATGCGGCTATTGTAGCTGAACGAACCTTCATTAAGCTCCACCATAATCAAAACCCAAAATAATCCAAAAAACATGATTATagaaaagaaaaaggtttctcATAATTAAACTGAAAATACAAAATCCAATTGAAAGACCCGTATAAATGTAGAAGCAGAAACAATAAAATAAtagaaaaagagagaaaaattGCAAGAAAAACTTCACCTGTGCTCGAACAGTAAAAAGGAAGTTTTTTCTATAAGTATTCAGTTGAGTAGGAGGAATGGTGGTTCTGGTTTTGGATGAGAAGGAAGGAAATGCATAAAAGTGTCCCTTGAGAGAAATCAATGATTCCATTGAAAACGCTAAAGCAGGTGAAATCGTGGTTCTGGGTTGTGATGTGTTAGAATTTACATACGGTCAATGGAGAGAGAAGGACAAGAAGAGTTAGATGGACGCTGATCggtgttgagaatgtatcaagtaTGAGTAATATGGACAATAGTTCTACATTGATTggaaatgtggagacttgagtATTAGGTTTTGCTTTAAAATAAGAAGTCTCACAATATTCAATGTTTCTTAGTGAAAAACTCCtccaacaaatggtatcagagtTTGGTTTAATCgatttgtgggaagaaaatcacgatggcaacgaatcatccaaacgggcattttccaacaaatcttctgattctcaagaacaacaattattatgagaattggtgcaagcagatgaaggttgtgttctgttatcaagatctttgggatcttgtgaaggaaggagtagcaacgcttgcagaagccgcgacggatcaagaaaaagttgcacataaagaatcgaagaagaaagattataaaactctctttataatccatcaatgtgttgatgcgGATAACTTTGAGAAGAGTTGGATGGACGCTGATCGGTGTTGAGAATAGTTCTACATTGATTggaaatgtggagacttgagtATTATGGTTTTGCTTTAAAATAAGAAGTCCCACAATATTCAATGTTTCTTAGTGAAAAACTCCTCCAACAAATGATATCAGAGCTTGGTTTAATCgatttgtgggaagaaaatcacgatggcaacgaatcatccaaacgggcattttccaacaaatcttctgattctcaagaacaacaattattatgagaattggtgcaagcagatgaaggttgtgttttgttatcaagatctttgggatcttgtgaaggaaggagtagcaacgcttgcaaaagccgcgacggatcaagaaaaagttgcacataaagaatcaaagaagaaagattataaaactctctttataatccatcaatgtgttgatgcggataactttgaaaaggttagtgatgcagagtcagcgaaagaagcatgagaaattctggagaagtttggaggcgcggagaaagtgaaagaggtgaggttacaaact from Lathyrus oleraceus cultivar Zhongwan6 chromosome 1, CAAS_Psat_ZW6_1.0, whole genome shotgun sequence includes:
- the LOC127078806 gene encoding indole-3-glycerol phosphate synthase, chloroplastic translates to MESLISLKGHFYAFPSFSSKTRTTIPPTQLNTYRKNFLFTVRAQMDPNEDSATISTSGEPVVEALKVKEWEVGMFHNEVAATQGIKIRRSPPTGPPVHYVGPFEFRLQNEGNTPRNILEEIVWNKDREVSQLKGRKPLGLVNKSLKNAPPVRDFIGALRAANERTGLPGLIAEVKKASPSRGILRENFDPVEIAQSYEKGGAACLSVLTDEKYFKGSFENLELIRNAGVKCPLLCKEFIIDAWQLYYARSKGADAVLLIAAVLPDLDIKYMVKICKLLGLAALVEVHDEREFDRVLGIESVELIGINNRNLETFELDISTTKKLLEGERGKIVRERNIMMVGESGLFTPEDIAYVQEAGVRAVLVGESLVKQNDPGKGISNLFGKDISV